A genomic segment from Candidatus Binatia bacterium encodes:
- a CDS encoding ATP-dependent Clp protease proteolytic subunit gives MSQGSEQSLPFDTFAAALPLEARGVAKAIGQKLFETRTIIICGEITMPLAHAITAQALALAAVSDDDITVIVHSPGGHVESADTIFDILTFIRPRVRMIGTGWVASAGAHIFLAADKPDRFCLPNTRFLLHQPAGTAGGRATDLEIEAQEILKMRARLSRIIAEKTGQPLKRVERDTERNFWMSAEEALEYGLVSKIIRSIDELTPKK, from the coding sequence ATGAGCCAAGGCAGTGAACAGAGCCTACCGTTCGACACCTTTGCCGCCGCGCTCCCACTCGAGGCACGCGGAGTGGCTAAGGCGATTGGTCAAAAGCTTTTCGAAACCCGCACCATTATCATCTGCGGAGAAATCACCATGCCGCTTGCCCATGCGATTACCGCACAGGCTTTGGCGTTGGCGGCAGTCTCCGATGATGACATTACTGTGATCGTTCATTCGCCCGGCGGGCACGTAGAGTCAGCGGACACGATTTTCGATATCCTTACCTTCATTCGTCCGCGGGTGCGGATGATCGGCACCGGCTGGGTGGCCAGCGCTGGTGCGCACATCTTCCTAGCCGCGGACAAACCCGATCGCTTTTGCCTGCCCAATACTCGCTTCCTCTTGCACCAACCCGCGGGCACAGCTGGCGGAAGGGCAACCGACCTGGAAATCGAGGCGCAGGAAATCCTCAAGATGCGGGCTCGGCTGAGTCGGATTATCGCGGAGAAGACCGGGCAGCCCCTCAAACGGGTGGAGCGAGACACCGAACGGAACTTCTGGATGTCCGCGGAGGAAGCGCTCGAGTACGGGCTGGTAAGCAAAATTATTCGCTCGATCGACGAACTGACCCCCAAAAAGTGA
- a CDS encoding CPBP family intramembrane metalloprotease, with amino-acid sequence MPAGLGALLASLAFVLLLRLKGIAPYETEFSSRLRQAAAFCLWVSVLALVVFWPVFSFQEHDISLIDHGAFPLLFLNHFVLALFLLLWWGFRRDETRSFETLAAFLFLRWDRSLLRTRVLVGLFGGFVAWVATLAAVGVFAGIWLETTKTPPPEVPEVFVWIVGLSYSQKAAIILIAMTIEEAFFRAFLQPRLGLLMSSLCFALSHFSYGLPLAVFGVFVVSLLFGLLFRWAKHLLPSIMAHGVFDAVQLFLVLPWALEHSGYL; translated from the coding sequence ATGCCAGCGGGGCTTGGAGCGCTCCTGGCGAGCCTGGCTTTCGTCCTTCTCCTGCGCCTAAAAGGTATCGCCCCCTACGAAACAGAATTCTCGTCCCGCCTCCGCCAGGCAGCAGCGTTTTGCCTGTGGGTTTCTGTACTCGCACTTGTCGTCTTTTGGCCGGTCTTTTCCTTTCAAGAACACGACATTTCGCTGATCGATCACGGAGCGTTCCCTCTGCTATTCCTGAACCACTTTGTTCTCGCGCTTTTTTTGCTCCTTTGGTGGGGGTTCCGCAGAGATGAAACGCGCTCATTCGAGACACTCGCCGCCTTTTTATTTTTGCGCTGGGACCGGTCCCTACTCCGCACGCGTGTCCTTGTAGGCCTCTTCGGTGGATTCGTTGCTTGGGTTGCGACTCTTGCCGCGGTGGGGGTGTTCGCCGGAATCTGGCTGGAAACCACGAAGACACCGCCCCCAGAGGTTCCTGAAGTGTTCGTGTGGATTGTAGGCCTCTCCTACAGCCAGAAGGCGGCCATCATTTTGATCGCCATGACCATTGAAGAGGCTTTTTTTCGCGCCTTTCTGCAGCCGCGCCTCGGGCTTTTGATGTCGAGCCTCTGCTTTGCCCTAAGCCACTTTAGTTACGGATTGCCTTTAGCGGTGTTCGGCGTATTCGTCGTCTCCCTCCTTTTTGGCTTGCTGTTTCGTTGGGCAAAACACTTGCTGCCGAGCATTATGGCCCACGGCGTCTTCGACGCTGTACAACTCTTCCTTGTGCTACCCTGGGCGCTTGAACACAGCGGCTATCTTTGA
- the nifJ gene encoding pyruvate:ferredoxin (flavodoxin) oxidoreductase, translated as MTKATQSIATMDGNEAVASVAYRLSEVIAIYPITPASPMGEWADEWAAKGRTNLWGAVPRVIELQSEAGAIAAIHGAIQTGTLATSFTASQGLLLMIPDMFKIAGELTPFCLHVAARTVATHALSIFGDHSDVMACRATGFALLCSSSVQEAQDLACIAHCATLESRIPFLHFFDGFRTSHEIAKIYVLSDDDLRALVPDGAIAAHRARALTPDRPVLRGSAHNPDTYFQAREAVNPFYDGLPNVLESVMARFAARTGRNYRLYDYYGHPEAERVIVAMGSACETASEVVDRFTARGERVGLMRVRLFRPFSALAFLRSLPKTVRAIAVLDRTKEPGAGGEPLYQEVATALVDHWTTEFPSQPLPSLTGGRYGLASKEFTPEMVQSVFAEMRQEPHRKRFTVGIVDDVTHLSLPVSEQPEPEPQHVWRGVFYGLGSDGTVSANKNSVKIIGERTPLFVQAYFVYDSKKAGSVTVSHLRFSPQPIRSAYLIREANFVACHRFSLLDRQNLLEVAAPGATVLLNAPFRPDEVWNELPREVQDIVLERQLRVFTVDAQALANRFGLGGRINTIMQICFFKLTNLLTFEEAFEAIQQAIFETYGRFGDSIATRNVSAVRAAVDQLHAVPVGEENSKRRCQAPNVEDPRPFVRRVTAALLAGLGNRLPVSAFPVDGTWPTGTAKWEKRNIALEIPAWDPQVCIQCNKCALACPHAAIRAKVYPSEALEKAPPSFLSVPYKGHDFPGWHYTIQVAPEDCTGCRLCYAICPAKDRSNPRHKALEMVPQLSRHAEERNNYDFFLSLPDPDRTTLQIDIKTSQFLEPLFEYSGACAGCGETPYIKLLTQLFGDRLLIANATGCSSIYGGNLPTTPYTVNPDGRGPAWSNSLFEDNAEFALGMRLALDHLADYARLLLRQLATAVGHELADAILHAKQSTEADIAEQRFRVSELRRRLAQRPEPAAKTLSELADYLVRKTVWAVGGDGWAYDIGFGGLDHVLASGADVNILVLDTEVYSNTGGQQSKATPLGAAAKFAIAGKSTPKKDLGMIAMAYGHVYVARLAFAARDQHTLRAFLEAESYAGPSLLIAYSHCIAHGYDLAYAGEQQRRAVQSGYWPIYRFDPRRIPRGENPLQIDMPEPRLPLHEFTYQETRFRMVEQLDRERFRNLLQREQEEIMQRFRLYEQIARIKVPQFNAQEPTGGHS; from the coding sequence ATGACCAAAGCCACCCAATCGATAGCAACCATGGACGGCAACGAGGCCGTTGCCTCCGTTGCCTACCGGCTTAGCGAGGTGATCGCAATTTATCCGATCACGCCCGCCTCGCCCATGGGCGAGTGGGCAGACGAGTGGGCAGCCAAAGGCCGAACAAATCTTTGGGGTGCCGTGCCGCGCGTGATCGAGCTGCAATCCGAGGCTGGGGCAATCGCGGCGATTCACGGGGCAATCCAAACCGGGACGTTGGCCACAAGTTTCACAGCTTCACAGGGGTTGCTGCTGATGATCCCGGACATGTTCAAAATAGCGGGAGAACTGACTCCCTTTTGCCTGCATGTCGCTGCGCGCACCGTCGCCACCCACGCTCTTTCGATCTTTGGTGATCACTCAGACGTGATGGCTTGCCGCGCAACCGGGTTTGCCTTGCTGTGTAGCTCCTCGGTACAGGAAGCGCAGGATCTGGCCTGCATCGCCCATTGCGCCACCTTAGAGAGCCGGATTCCGTTCCTCCACTTTTTTGATGGCTTTCGCACTTCCCATGAAATCGCCAAAATTTATGTGCTGAGCGACGACGACCTGCGGGCACTGGTCCCAGACGGTGCCATCGCAGCCCACCGAGCTCGCGCCCTAACGCCCGACCGACCTGTACTTCGCGGCTCCGCGCACAACCCCGACACGTACTTTCAGGCCCGCGAAGCCGTGAACCCATTCTACGACGGCCTGCCCAACGTGCTGGAAAGCGTGATGGCCCGATTCGCGGCCCGAACTGGCCGCAACTACAGGTTGTATGACTATTACGGGCACCCGGAGGCAGAGCGCGTGATCGTGGCCATGGGCTCTGCCTGCGAAACAGCTTCAGAGGTTGTCGACCGATTCACCGCGAGGGGGGAACGCGTGGGTCTAATGCGCGTGCGCCTCTTTCGACCTTTTTCCGCCCTGGCGTTTTTGCGCTCCCTGCCGAAGACTGTGCGCGCGATCGCCGTACTCGATCGCACAAAGGAGCCCGGCGCCGGCGGCGAGCCCCTGTACCAAGAAGTTGCCACCGCACTGGTGGACCACTGGACGACCGAGTTTCCTTCGCAGCCGCTCCCTTCGCTGACGGGGGGACGATACGGGCTTGCGTCCAAAGAGTTTACGCCAGAGATGGTCCAGTCCGTCTTCGCCGAGATGCGCCAGGAGCCACATCGGAAACGCTTCACCGTGGGGATCGTGGACGACGTCACCCATCTTTCCCTGCCCGTGAGCGAACAGCCGGAGCCGGAGCCCCAACACGTCTGGCGCGGCGTGTTTTACGGCCTCGGGTCGGATGGAACCGTAAGCGCCAACAAGAATTCGGTGAAAATCATCGGCGAACGAACGCCGCTCTTCGTGCAAGCCTACTTCGTTTATGACTCAAAAAAGGCTGGCTCGGTTACGGTTTCGCATTTGCGTTTCTCGCCACAACCAATTCGCTCGGCCTACCTAATCCGTGAAGCCAACTTTGTTGCCTGCCATCGTTTTTCTCTGCTCGATCGCCAAAACCTTCTCGAAGTTGCCGCGCCGGGCGCCACGGTATTGTTAAACGCGCCCTTTCGGCCTGACGAGGTGTGGAACGAGCTCCCTCGGGAAGTTCAGGACATCGTACTGGAACGCCAACTACGAGTTTTCACTGTCGACGCCCAGGCACTCGCGAACCGCTTCGGACTTGGGGGGCGTATCAACACGATCATGCAAATTTGTTTCTTCAAATTGACGAACCTGCTTACTTTTGAAGAGGCATTCGAGGCCATACAGCAGGCAATCTTCGAAACCTATGGCCGCTTCGGCGACAGCATCGCCACACGCAACGTGAGCGCGGTCCGTGCAGCCGTGGATCAATTGCATGCAGTTCCCGTCGGCGAGGAGAATAGTAAGCGCCGTTGCCAAGCACCGAACGTGGAGGACCCCCGGCCATTTGTCCGGCGTGTTACTGCTGCCCTCCTTGCCGGCTTGGGGAATCGGTTGCCCGTTAGCGCATTTCCGGTCGACGGCACTTGGCCCACGGGTACAGCGAAATGGGAGAAGCGGAACATCGCGCTTGAAATTCCGGCTTGGGACCCGCAGGTCTGCATTCAATGCAACAAATGCGCGTTGGCTTGCCCGCACGCGGCAATTCGCGCCAAGGTCTATCCGAGCGAGGCCCTCGAAAAAGCGCCGCCCAGCTTCCTGTCCGTGCCTTACAAGGGGCACGATTTCCCGGGGTGGCACTATACGATTCAAGTTGCACCCGAAGACTGCACAGGTTGCCGACTTTGCTATGCAATCTGTCCCGCGAAAGATCGCAGCAACCCGCGGCACAAGGCATTGGAAATGGTGCCGCAGCTCAGCCGCCATGCGGAAGAACGCAACAACTACGACTTCTTCTTGTCCCTGCCCGATCCTGACCGCACCACACTGCAGATCGATATCAAAACTTCACAGTTTTTAGAGCCCCTGTTCGAGTATTCTGGCGCCTGTGCGGGTTGCGGAGAAACGCCGTACATCAAGCTTCTCACCCAGCTTTTTGGCGATCGCCTCCTGATTGCCAATGCAACAGGTTGCTCCTCCATTTACGGCGGCAACCTCCCAACCACCCCGTACACCGTCAACCCCGACGGCAGAGGCCCAGCATGGTCAAACTCGCTGTTCGAAGACAACGCCGAGTTCGCGCTCGGCATGCGGCTTGCGCTCGACCACCTGGCCGACTACGCACGCCTGCTCTTGCGCCAACTCGCCACGGCCGTTGGGCACGAGCTCGCCGACGCGATCTTACACGCCAAACAGAGCACCGAGGCAGACATTGCAGAGCAAAGGTTTCGGGTGAGCGAACTTCGTCGCCGATTGGCGCAGCGCCCGGAACCTGCAGCCAAGACTCTCAGCGAGCTTGCCGACTATCTGGTGCGAAAAACGGTCTGGGCCGTTGGCGGTGACGGCTGGGCATACGACATCGGCTTTGGCGGCCTGGACCACGTGCTCGCATCGGGCGCTGATGTGAACATCCTGGTTCTCGACACCGAAGTATATTCAAATACCGGCGGGCAGCAATCCAAAGCCACCCCGCTCGGCGCCGCAGCGAAATTTGCCATCGCGGGCAAGTCGACCCCTAAGAAGGACCTCGGAATGATCGCTATGGCGTACGGCCATGTGTACGTCGCGCGCCTGGCATTCGCCGCGCGGGATCAGCACACCCTGCGCGCGTTTTTAGAAGCCGAATCGTACGCGGGCCCCTCATTGCTCATCGCATACAGTCACTGCATTGCTCATGGCTACGACCTGGCCTACGCCGGCGAGCAGCAGCGTCGTGCTGTGCAATCCGGATACTGGCCCATTTACCGGTTCGACCCCCGCCGCATCCCCCGCGGGGAAAACCCACTGCAGATCGACATGCCGGAGCCGCGCCTCCCCCTGCACGAATTTACCTACCAGGAGACGCGCTTCCGCATGGTCGAGCAACTCGACCGCGAGCGCTTCCGCAATCTCCTACAGCGTGAGCAAGAAGAAATTATGCAACGCTTCCGACTCTACGAGCAAATCGCCCGAATCAAGGTGCCGCAATTCAACGCTCAGGAGCCTACAGGAGGGCATTCATGA
- a CDS encoding dihydroorotate dehydrogenase-like protein: MIELRTNYLGISLEHPIMPGASPLVDDLDTVRRLEDAGAAAIVMHSLFEEQIELEEQGTVWSMEGHAEAYAEALSYFPRPDVFALGPDQYLEQIRRIKAAVNIPVIASLNGVTPAGWLRYGELIEQAGADALELNIYHVPTDPMETAEAVERRVLDVLHALRQRTRIPIAVKLSPFYSALASFANRLAQSGAQGLVLFNRFYEPDFDIEALEVVPRLRLSEPGELLLRLHWLAILRPQIHVSLAATGGVHSATDAIKALMAGADVVQLVSCLLQFGPQYLTKILRDVQRWMQEHGYSSVGELRGCLSLARCPNPSAFERGNYMRLLQTWSY; the protein is encoded by the coding sequence ATGATCGAGCTACGTACGAACTACTTAGGGATCTCCCTCGAACACCCGATTATGCCAGGCGCGTCCCCGTTGGTGGACGATCTCGACACCGTTCGCCGACTCGAGGATGCTGGTGCAGCCGCAATCGTGATGCATTCGCTATTCGAGGAACAGATCGAGCTCGAGGAGCAAGGTACCGTGTGGAGCATGGAAGGTCACGCGGAGGCTTATGCGGAAGCGTTGTCTTACTTTCCGCGTCCTGACGTGTTTGCCCTAGGCCCCGACCAGTACCTCGAACAAATCCGCCGCATTAAGGCAGCCGTGAACATCCCGGTGATTGCCTCGCTCAACGGTGTCACGCCAGCGGGCTGGTTGCGGTACGGCGAACTGATCGAGCAGGCGGGGGCAGACGCCCTGGAACTCAACATTTACCACGTGCCCACCGATCCAATGGAGACGGCCGAAGCCGTGGAGCGCCGCGTGCTCGATGTGCTCCACGCGCTACGGCAGCGCACGAGAATCCCAATCGCGGTGAAACTCTCCCCCTTTTACTCTGCGCTAGCCTCGTTCGCGAATCGGCTAGCCCAGTCTGGTGCACAGGGACTCGTGCTGTTCAATCGCTTTTACGAACCGGACTTTGACATCGAAGCACTGGAGGTCGTGCCGCGACTACGCCTCTCGGAGCCAGGGGAGTTGCTCTTACGTCTGCACTGGCTGGCGATTTTACGACCCCAGATCCATGTCTCCCTCGCCGCGACCGGAGGAGTCCACTCGGCTACCGACGCAATCAAGGCCCTGATGGCCGGCGCCGATGTTGTCCAACTCGTCTCCTGCCTCCTGCAATTCGGGCCGCAGTATTTGACCAAGATCCTGCGCGATGTGCAGCGCTGGATGCAGGAACATGGCTACTCGTCCGTTGGCGAACTGCGGGGCTGCCTCAGTTTGGCGCGCTGTCCAAACCCTTCTGCGTTCGAGCGCGGCAACTACATGCGGCTCCTGCAAACGTGGTCCTACTAG
- a CDS encoding adenylate/guanylate cyclase domain-containing protein, whose product MTALALAAVRIAGCGQLGLLEERITDYRLNARGGGGPPHPDIRIVAIDDASIEQLGRWPWPRNVVATLLRKIAAANPRVVAIDIVQSEPSLHPGGEAEDGALVQALAESPLFVLGYFFDFERPAPSALSELVRPYDFVRVQSPLGLERLPPRGVQIPTLTPNLLPLTRTAKDLGYFNLIPDGDGTIRRAALVVRYGDQLVPPLSIAALRQATGRRARVQVNGTGVAELALGNQRLPVDRMGALRIDFRGAGQTFPHISAADLLRDRVAPDGLRDKIVLVGVTATGVYDQRVTPFDPAFPGVEIHANVIDNVLQNRFLIDPWWGGLAEALAWLALASMIGWLVVRLRGLTGALTAVSIVGLYGLGCEVLLRRHGLVVPVLWPTLAAVLALISGTVHRYLWEERERRKIRRALELYLSPAAAQLVSEHPERLKLGGEKVECSVLFSDVKDFTSLSEQLAPEVLVVLLNSYLGAMTDVVFAHEGMLDKYIGDGVMAVWGVPLPQLDHAAKACRAALAMQDRVQHLRAKWRSKGWPELQVRIGINSGPVVFGNMGSTEHLSLTVVGDNVNLAARLEGLNKIYGTRILLTEATAQALGDQFLIREIDTVRVKGREQPVRIFELMAEGEAALDEGKRAACRQFELALSAYRRGEFQRAAEEFALLANGPTSDPAARFFLLRCRALLQNRPREWAAITELDEK is encoded by the coding sequence TTGACAGCCTTAGCGCTGGCGGCAGTGAGAATCGCTGGATGCGGGCAGCTCGGTTTGCTCGAAGAGAGAATTACCGACTACCGCCTGAATGCCCGCGGAGGCGGAGGCCCGCCCCACCCGGATATCCGCATTGTTGCCATCGATGATGCCAGCATCGAGCAGTTAGGGCGATGGCCATGGCCACGGAACGTTGTGGCAACATTGCTCCGAAAAATTGCTGCAGCCAATCCGCGGGTCGTGGCTATCGACATTGTGCAGTCGGAACCTTCGCTGCATCCCGGCGGTGAGGCAGAGGACGGCGCGTTGGTTCAAGCACTGGCGGAATCGCCGCTGTTTGTGCTCGGTTACTTCTTTGACTTCGAACGGCCCGCCCCTTCGGCACTTTCTGAGTTGGTTCGCCCCTATGATTTCGTTCGGGTGCAGAGCCCATTAGGCTTAGAACGCTTGCCCCCGCGCGGCGTGCAAATACCAACGCTCACCCCGAACCTCCTACCCTTGACTCGTACAGCCAAGGATCTTGGTTACTTCAATCTGATCCCTGACGGAGACGGCACGATCCGGCGTGCCGCTTTGGTTGTCCGTTATGGGGATCAGCTTGTGCCACCGCTCTCGATTGCCGCGCTTCGGCAAGCAACCGGCCGCCGTGCGCGTGTGCAGGTGAATGGCACCGGTGTGGCGGAGCTGGCGCTTGGAAATCAACGCTTGCCTGTGGATCGGATGGGGGCGTTACGAATCGATTTTCGGGGTGCGGGGCAAACCTTTCCGCATATTTCCGCAGCCGACTTGCTGCGGGACCGAGTGGCGCCTGACGGGCTTCGGGACAAAATCGTGCTCGTCGGGGTGACTGCCACGGGAGTATACGACCAGAGGGTCACGCCCTTCGACCCCGCGTTTCCTGGCGTGGAGATCCACGCCAATGTCATCGACAACGTTCTCCAAAATCGTTTTCTGATCGACCCCTGGTGGGGCGGATTGGCGGAGGCCCTGGCGTGGTTGGCGCTCGCTTCGATGATTGGATGGCTCGTGGTGCGTCTGCGCGGCTTGACGGGGGCGCTCACCGCGGTGTCGATCGTTGGCCTTTACGGGCTGGGTTGCGAGGTGCTTTTGCGCCGACACGGCTTGGTGGTGCCGGTGCTCTGGCCCACGCTCGCGGCCGTGCTCGCACTGATCTCTGGAACTGTACACCGGTATCTTTGGGAAGAGCGAGAGCGGCGTAAAATCCGCCGCGCACTGGAGTTGTATTTGAGTCCTGCGGCCGCGCAGTTGGTGAGCGAGCATCCGGAGCGTTTGAAACTGGGAGGAGAAAAGGTCGAGTGCTCGGTGCTGTTCTCCGACGTGAAGGACTTCACGTCCCTGTCGGAGCAACTAGCACCAGAGGTGCTCGTTGTGTTGCTGAACTCCTATCTCGGCGCAATGACCGACGTTGTATTTGCCCACGAGGGCATGCTCGACAAGTACATAGGGGATGGGGTCATGGCCGTTTGGGGTGTGCCGCTCCCGCAACTCGACCACGCCGCCAAGGCCTGCCGCGCCGCATTGGCGATGCAGGATCGCGTGCAACACCTGCGTGCGAAGTGGCGATCAAAGGGCTGGCCCGAGCTACAGGTGCGGATCGGCATCAACTCTGGACCGGTGGTGTTCGGAAACATGGGTTCCACGGAGCATTTGAGCCTCACGGTAGTCGGAGATAACGTCAACCTCGCTGCACGACTGGAAGGGCTGAACAAGATCTACGGGACGCGCATCCTCCTCACGGAGGCGACAGCACAGGCTCTAGGAGATCAGTTTCTGATTCGCGAAATCGACACCGTTCGCGTTAAAGGGCGCGAACAACCGGTTCGTATCTTCGAGCTCATGGCCGAAGGTGAGGCGGCCTTGGACGAGGGAAAGCGTGCGGCTTGCCGTCAATTCGAGCTTGCGTTGAGCGCCTACCGGCGGGGCGAGTTCCAGCGAGCCGCAGAGGAGTTCGCCCTGCTGGCCAATGGGCCTACGAGCGATCCAGCGGCCCGATTCTTTTTGCTCCGCTGCCGGGCATTGCTGCAAAACCGCCCGCGCGAGTGGGCGGCAATCACGGAGCTCGACGAGAAATAA
- a CDS encoding class II fumarate hydratase has protein sequence MADVRRERDSMGEVTVPEDAYYGASTERARQAFQISALRFPRRFIWALGLIKAAAARVNTSLQLLPRPLGEAIERAALEVAEGKLDKEFVLDVFQTGSGTSTHMNANEVIATRARELLGRSRADREAVHPNDHVNLCQSSNDVFPTAIHVAALDALERHTLPALRELAAAFEQKAEEFASVVKAGRTHLQDAVPLTLGQEFSGYASTIRHGIGRLENTRPHIAELAIGGTAVGTGLNAHPEFRRRVITELRQLTGLMFSEAKNPFEALQQRDAAVELSGAIRTVAVGLMKICNDLRLLASGPRTGLAEIELPAIQPGSSIMPGKVNPVIPEAVNMVCARLLGNDVTIAVSGVNGNLELNTMMPIIAYALLESLELLGNAAALLAEKCVRGIQANRGRCHEHAEQSLALITVIAPRIGYDEAARLYKIALERNASIREVLLAEGKLSSAEVDELLDLERMTRGGRL, from the coding sequence ATGGCAGACGTGCGTAGGGAACGCGACTCCATGGGAGAAGTTACGGTTCCCGAGGACGCCTACTACGGCGCCTCGACGGAGCGTGCTCGGCAGGCGTTTCAGATCTCTGCGTTGCGTTTTCCCCGCCGCTTCATTTGGGCGCTTGGCCTAATCAAGGCAGCAGCCGCGCGCGTGAATACCAGCCTCCAACTGCTTCCCCGCCCCCTAGGCGAAGCCATCGAACGCGCGGCCCTGGAAGTCGCCGAGGGCAAGCTGGATAAGGAATTTGTTCTCGATGTTTTTCAAACGGGCTCGGGAACTTCCACTCACATGAACGCGAATGAGGTGATTGCTACGCGTGCCCGCGAGCTCTTGGGGCGCAGCCGCGCAGATCGCGAGGCAGTGCATCCGAACGACCACGTGAACCTTTGCCAGAGTTCCAACGACGTGTTTCCAACAGCGATCCACGTGGCGGCCTTGGATGCGCTCGAGCGCCACACCCTACCAGCCTTGCGTGAATTAGCCGCTGCATTCGAGCAAAAGGCGGAGGAGTTTGCCTCCGTGGTCAAGGCGGGACGCACCCATTTGCAAGACGCGGTGCCCTTGACCCTCGGGCAGGAGTTTTCCGGTTACGCAAGCACAATCCGCCACGGGATCGGCCGCTTGGAAAATACGCGGCCACACATTGCCGAGCTTGCCATCGGGGGCACTGCAGTAGGCACGGGTCTCAATGCTCATCCCGAGTTTCGGCGGCGAGTTATCACCGAACTGCGGCAGCTTACAGGGCTGATGTTCTCCGAGGCGAAGAACCCGTTCGAGGCTTTGCAGCAGCGCGACGCGGCGGTGGAGCTTTCAGGGGCAATTCGCACGGTGGCGGTGGGACTCATGAAGATTTGCAACGACCTGCGCCTGCTCGCCTCCGGACCACGCACGGGCCTCGCGGAAATCGAGCTGCCCGCGATTCAGCCTGGCTCGAGTATCATGCCGGGCAAGGTCAACCCCGTCATTCCGGAGGCGGTGAACATGGTGTGCGCGCGGCTACTTGGGAACGATGTGACGATTGCGGTGTCTGGGGTGAACGGCAATCTCGAACTGAACACAATGATGCCAATCATTGCGTATGCCCTGCTCGAAAGTTTGGAACTTCTCGGGAACGCAGCAGCGTTGCTTGCCGAGAAGTGTGTGCGCGGCATCCAGGCAAACCGCGGGCGTTGCCACGAGCATGCAGAGCAGTCGCTGGCTCTCATCACTGTGATTGCGCCGCGCATTGGGTACGACGAGGCGGCGCGCCTGTACAAGATCGCCCTGGAGCGTAATGCGTCGATTCGCGAGGTCTTGTTGGCGGAGGGCAAGCTGAGCTCGGCTGAAGTGGACGAACTCCTAGACTTGGAGCGGATGACCCGCGGCGGCCGGCTGTGA
- a CDS encoding adenine phosphoribosyltransferase has product MTGELTVADLRKWIRDVPNFPKPGIIFRDVTPLLAHGPAFHTAVDCLAAPYAGAVDMVLGIESRGFIFGAAVAYALRAGLAVVRKPGKLPAEKIRAAYELEYGTDALEIHRDAFGSPTRVLIVDDLLATGGTASAACELVERLGGEVVACAFVIELTALGGRERLAPRRVLSLIQY; this is encoded by the coding sequence ATGACCGGTGAACTCACTGTTGCGGACCTCCGCAAGTGGATTCGTGACGTTCCAAACTTTCCCAAGCCTGGCATCATCTTCCGCGATGTGACGCCGCTGCTGGCTCACGGGCCTGCTTTCCACACGGCGGTGGACTGTCTCGCCGCCCCTTACGCCGGGGCGGTGGACATGGTGCTCGGGATCGAGTCGCGAGGGTTTATTTTTGGCGCCGCCGTGGCGTACGCTTTGCGTGCTGGACTGGCGGTGGTAAGAAAGCCGGGCAAGCTTCCGGCTGAGAAAATCCGCGCCGCCTACGAGCTGGAATACGGGACGGACGCCCTTGAGATCCATCGGGATGCGTTTGGCAGCCCGACGCGGGTGTTGATCGTGGATGACTTGTTGGCCACTGGCGGCACGGCGAGTGCGGCTTGCGAGTTGGTGGAGCGCCTTGGTGGTGAAGTGGTCGCATGTGCATTTGTGATCGAGCTGACGGCACTCGGTGGCCGTGAGCGATTGGCTCCCCGCAGGGTGTTGTCGTTGATCCAGTACTGA
- a CDS encoding M23 family metallopeptidase, which produces MAFRVGAWVEAVKNPKAARLLVVAVMVSCGCSGASLVYRVRPGDTLSSISARFGVSVAELARVNGLDDPNCIQAGQELRIPKRVSSSAAGLANGRLATPLPKAAARWVLARWQGQLRWPVPNGVLSSYYGQRESGFHAGVDIHAPAGSPVLAAADGEVIFAGELRGYGKTIMLAHKGGLVTLYAHNQAHLVREGQKVRKGQTIALVGETGKATGPNLHFEVRHDNALLDPLLLLPRAPLVEPRRTQAWGG; this is translated from the coding sequence ATGGCGTTCCGTGTTGGTGCGTGGGTGGAAGCGGTAAAGAATCCGAAGGCGGCTCGCCTCTTGGTCGTAGCAGTGATGGTCTCCTGCGGGTGCAGTGGCGCCAGTCTTGTTTATCGAGTGCGGCCGGGAGACACGTTGTCTTCGATCTCGGCACGCTTTGGCGTGTCCGTTGCAGAGCTCGCTCGAGTGAACGGATTAGACGACCCGAACTGCATTCAAGCGGGCCAAGAGTTGCGAATCCCTAAGAGAGTTTCTTCCTCCGCTGCCGGGCTGGCAAACGGTCGATTGGCAACTCCTCTGCCGAAGGCTGCGGCTCGCTGGGTGCTTGCACGCTGGCAGGGGCAATTGCGTTGGCCTGTACCGAACGGGGTGCTGTCCTCGTACTACGGCCAACGGGAGAGTGGGTTCCATGCCGGCGTGGACATTCACGCTCCGGCAGGAAGCCCGGTGTTGGCTGCGGCCGATGGGGAAGTCATCTTTGCGGGCGAGTTGCGCGGTTATGGGAAGACAATCATGCTCGCGCACAAGGGCGGTTTGGTGACGCTCTACGCGCATAACCAGGCGCACCTGGTGCGAGAGGGGCAAAAGGTCCGCAAGGGACAAACGATTGCCCTGGTGGGAGAGACCGGAAAGGCCACCGGCCCGAATTTGCACTTCGAGGTTCGGCACGACAACGCTCTTCTCGACCCGTTGCTACTCTTGCCTCGAGCACCTTTAGTAGAACCTCGGCGCACGCAGGCATGGGGCGGTTAG